A part of Thermodesulforhabdaceae bacterium genomic DNA contains:
- the gap gene encoding type I glyceraldehyde-3-phosphate dehydrogenase: MSVKVVINGFGRIGRMIFRANIDRGEPLEIVAINDLGSTADLAHLLKYDSVHGRFNAEVGFDAESLIVNGKKYRCCKTADPAEAPWRELNVDIVLEASGRFTERSQAQRHIEAGAKKVIIGAPAKKADATFVVGVNHEQYDPRNHHVVSNASCTTNCLAPIVKVLHDKFLIEHGLMTTVHSYTMDQRLLDALHKDKRRARAAALSMVPTTTGAAVAVTEVIPELKGKLDGLAIRVPTPNVSIVDFVCRVSKSVTVEEVNAALEEAANDYLKGILYVEKDELVSCDFNHSTYSSIVDAPLTRVIDGQLVKVMSWYDNEFGYSNRMIDLALHMGKQL; this comes from the coding sequence ATGAGCGTCAAAGTAGTCATTAACGGCTTTGGGCGTATAGGACGGATGATATTTAGAGCAAACATTGATCGTGGGGAACCTCTGGAAATTGTTGCTATAAATGATCTTGGAAGTACGGCCGATCTTGCTCATCTTTTGAAATACGATTCCGTGCATGGACGTTTCAACGCTGAAGTCGGTTTCGATGCCGAATCTCTCATTGTAAACGGCAAAAAATACCGTTGTTGTAAAACTGCCGACCCTGCTGAAGCCCCTTGGCGAGAACTCAATGTTGACATAGTGTTGGAAGCAAGCGGGCGATTTACAGAAAGAAGTCAAGCTCAGAGACACATCGAAGCGGGAGCAAAAAAGGTTATTATTGGTGCTCCAGCCAAAAAAGCAGACGCTACCTTTGTAGTTGGAGTAAACCACGAACAATACGATCCCAGAAACCATCATGTTGTTTCTAATGCGTCCTGCACAACAAACTGCCTTGCTCCTATTGTCAAGGTGCTTCATGATAAGTTCCTTATTGAGCATGGTCTTATGACCACGGTTCATTCTTACACTATGGATCAACGCCTTTTGGACGCTCTGCATAAGGATAAAAGACGAGCGAGAGCAGCAGCTCTTTCTATGGTTCCAACAACGACTGGAGCCGCCGTAGCCGTCACCGAAGTTATCCCGGAACTCAAAGGAAAACTCGACGGATTAGCCATTAGAGTTCCAACTCCTAATGTTTCAATCGTGGATTTTGTTTGTAGAGTCTCAAAAAGCGTTACAGTAGAGGAAGTTAATGCTGCTCTTGAGGAAGCCGCAAATGACTATCTAAAAGGTATCCTTTATGTTGAGAAAGATGAACTGGTTTCGTGCGATTTTAACCATTCTACTTACTCCTCCATTGTTGATGCGCCTCTTACGAGGGTCATTGATGGACAGCTTGTGAAAGTCATGAGCTGGTATGATAACGAGTTCGGCTATTCAAACCGCATGATCGATCTCGCATTACACATGGGAAAACAGCTTTAG